TGCGTCTTCAGCACCTGTCGCAGCAGCAGGAAGTAGCCCTGAGCGTCCTCCTGCTCCCGGAAGAGGGCCGCGACGACCTTGCCAGTGGCGTCATCGATGGCGGCCAAGAGGGTGCAGGCAGGGTGGTCGAGGCCGAACCAGGGGTGGGGGCTGCCGTCAACCTGGAGCAGGATGCCTTCCTGGGGCCGGCGGTCGCGGCGCTGGCGATGCTTAGGAGGCCGGTGGGTACGCTTGGGCTTTTGGCCCGCCTGCGGCGCAGACGCTGGACGCTAGCGCGGCTAAGGGCGATGCCCTCGTCGCGGATGAGCAGGTCCTGGAAGTGGCTGTCGTTGCAGGCGGCGTAGCGGCCAGCACCCAGCTCCACCACTCTGGCGCGTACCTCATCACTGATGCGATGGGGCGACGGCTGGCCGCGGTTGCCGTGCATGAAAGCCCTAGCGCCTCTCTCCGCGAAGCCTCTGCGCAAGCGCCGGACCTGTCGCTCCGACAGCTTCAGCGTCCGGGCGGCCTCCGCCGCCGACCACCTCCCTGCTGCTACTTCAGCGATCACTCGCAAGCGTGTCTGCTCCTTCTGGCTCAAGATGACCGGGTCCTCTCTCATGAAAGGACAGAATCATCGCTAGCGTCTCAACGGACAAATCTACTGAGCAGAACCAGCGGACAGATTCTCGGAGCAACGACACCTTAATGCGCTTCTGATAGACGGGTCTGATGCGTCTCCCTATAATGTCTGGGGTCTCCCGCCTGAGGCGGGGGAAGGAATCTCTATGGCCTTCAACCCGATCAGCGCCTTCCTGGGCCTGTTTTCACACGACATAGGCATAGACCTGGGCACGGCCAACACCCTGGTGATGGTCAAGGGCCGCGGCATCGTAATCGACGAGCCGTCGGTGGTGGCGATCGACCGCATCTCCAAGAAGGTGCTGGCTATCGGCGCCGAGGCGAAGCGCATGGTTGGGCGGACGCCGGCGAACATCGTTGCCGTGCGGCCGCTCAAGGACGGGGTGATCTCGGACTTCCACGTGACGGAGCGGATGCTGCACTACTTCATCCGGGCCGTCCATGAGCGCTTCGGTTTCGGTGTCCCCCGCCCCCGGGTCGTCATCGGCATACCGTCCGGCGTGACGGAGGTCGAGAAGCGGGCGGTCCACGACGCGGCGCTCAACGCCGGGGCGCGCGAGTGCTACCTGATCGAGGAGCCGATGGCGGCGGCGATCGGCGCCGGGCTTCCGATACTGGACCCTTCGGGCTGCATGATCGTCGACATCGGCGGTGGCACCACGGAGGTGGCGGTGATAGCGCTCGGCGGCACCGTGGTGTGGCACTCGAGCCGGATCGCCGGCGACGAGATGGACCAGGAGATCATCGCCTACGCGCGCCAGGTGCACAACATGATCATCGGCGAGCGTTCGGCGGAGGAGATCAAGATCCAGGCCGGCTCCGCCTTTCCCCTCGACGAAGAGGAGACGACGGAGATACGCGGCCGTGACCTCGCGACCGGGCTCCCGAAGCAGGTCGAGGTGAGCACGGTCGAAATCCGGGACGCGCTCTCCGGGCCCGTGAGCGCGATCGTCGACGTCGTGCGGGCCGCGATCGAGATCACGCCGCCGGAGCTGGTAGCGGACCTGATGTACAAGGGGATATGCCTGGCGGGCGGCGGCGCGTTGCTCCGCGGCCTGGACCGGCGGCTGCAGCAGGAGACTCGCTTCCCCGTGTATGTTGCCGAGGACCCGCTGACCTGCGTGGTGCGGGGTTGCGGCGAGGTGCTGGAGGAGGCAAGGATCCTCGCCAAGGTCCAGGCGTCGCTCGCTGCGCGAAAGCCGCCGCGATAGCGCCAGCCACGCTCTGCCCGGCGGCAGCCGCGCCGGCCGGCCTCGTTTCATCGAGACAGAGAAAGGAGCGCCCCACCATGACAAGCTCCTCACTCCCTGAACCTGAGCCGACCGCCGAAGCCAGGGGCCACGGGCTGCAGTCACCGGCCTTATGACCGCCCGCACCAGCCTCTGGTTTGCCAGCATGATGGCCACGGGCCTCTTGCTGATCGCTATGTCCACCGTCGGGGTGCTGCGCCCCATCGAGAACGTCTCGTACAAGGTGCTGGCGCCAGTGGAGGGCGTCCTGCGGGCCATCGCGCGGCCAATCGCGAACACGGTCACTAACTACAACGACATCCGCGACCTCACGCGGGAGAACGAGGCCCTGCGCACCGAGAACGAGCGCCTCAACGCCGTCATCGCCCGGCTGCAGGAAGAGGCAACGCAACGAGAGGCGTTGGAACGCCTGGTGGAAGTGAAGCAGGGCCTGTCCGAACACACATTCCTGGGGGCGACCGTAATTGCCCGCGACCCGACGAACCTGCGGCAGATGATCGCCATCGACCGCGGGCGCGACGACGGCATCAAGGTGGGGATGCCGGTGATCACCGAAGGCAGCGCGCTGGTCGGCACCATCTCCAAGGTGGAGAGCGACCACGCCTGGGTCACGCTGGTCACGGACGTGAACAGCGCCGTGAGCAGCCGCACCCTGGAGTCGCGCGCGGACGGCGTTGTCTCCGGCGGCTACGACCGGCGCCTGTCGATGGAGTTCGTGACCCAAGACGCGCCGGTAAAGGAGGGTGACACCGTCGTGACCTCGGGCCTGGGCGGGAGCTATCCGCGCGGCCTCGTGATCGGGCGCGTGACGGGCATCGCCGGCAGCAGGCAGGAGGTGTTCCGTAAGGTAACGGTCGAACCGCTGGCGAGCCTCGCGCGGATCGAGACCGTGCTGGTGATGACCAGCTTCGTGCCCGTGAGGCTTGCCGCGCCGTGAGCTACTACATCGGCATCCCCCTCGTGATCACGGTCGCGCTTTCCGAGGTGGCGTTCCTGCCTTACTTCAGGGTCTTCGGCCTCCAGCCGAACCTGCTCCTGGTGGTGCTCCTGGCCTGGCTCATGGTACGGGGCCAGGAGGAAGCCCTGTACCTGATCCCTACCGGCGCCATCGTCCTGGGCCTCGTCGACGGCGCGCCGCTGGGCGTCGCCCTCCTGGCCCTGGCGCCGCTGGCGATCCTGCACGACCTTCGCGGCTCCCATCTCAGCGAGGGGCAGTTCCTGAACGCCGTCGTCTTCACGATTGCCGCCACGGTCGTTTACCAGACCGCTTACCTGGTGGCGTTTGGGGCGGCGGGCGAAGGAGGAAACATCCTGGTGGCGGTCACCCGGGTCGTGGTGCCTGTCGCGCTCCTGAACGTGGCCGTAATGCTGCCGGTGTACTGGGCTACGTGGGTCTGTAGTCCTGATGTGCGCCGCACCATGTTTGCGTGAAGCCATGACGGTAGCGCGGAGATCCGGGAGCAGAGAGGAAAGGGTACGGGGCCGCTGTCCGGCGCCTCTGCGCGCCTCCGCGCCCCGGGCAGCGTCCACGGCCACAGGCCTTCATTTCGTGACAAGGGGGCTCTGAGTGGGCTACAGCACGGGCCGAAAGCCGTGGCGCTCCGATCCGCCCCGCGAGCTCACGGACGAAGCGGAAGCGGCGAAGCGGAAGGTCTTCTACCTCGGCCTGGTAGTGCTGGCGGTCTTCGGCGTCCTCACCGTACAGCTGGCGCGCCTGCAACTCATTTCCGGCGAGAAGTACGCCCTGCGCGCGGAAAACAACCGCCTGCGCCAGGTGTCGATCACGCCGCCCCGCGGCCTGATCTACGACCGTCATGGCGTACCCCTGGTCGAGAACCGGGCGAGCTTCTCGGCGGCGATCGTGGCCGCCGACCTTCCGCCGGAGCAGGAGACCGCGATCACGGTGACCCTCCAGGAGCTTCTCGGGGTGCCCGCGGGAGAAATCGCCGCGCGCGTCCAGGAGCGGCGCCGCTCGAATGACCCCTTCAGCCCCGTGGCGATCAAGGAGAACCTCAGCCAGGAGACGGCCTTCCGGTTGCGGGAACGCCTGCCGGAACTGCCGGGAGTCCGGGTCATCGTCGAGCCGCGGCGGGAGTACATCAACGGTCCTCTCTTGTCGCATGTCATCGGGTTCCTCGGGCCGATCGACGATACGGAGTACGCGGCCCTGAGGTCGCGTGGCTATCAACTCAACGACGACATCGGCAAGACCGGCGTCGAGTACACGTACGAGAGCGCGCTACGCGGTATCCCGGGCGTGAAAGTCGTGGAGGCCGACGCCTCCGGGCGCGAAGTGCGCACGATCCTCGAACAGCCAGCGACTCCGGGCGCGAGCATCGTCCTCTCGCTGGACCTGGACCTGCAGCAGAAGGTCACCGAGTTCGTCCAGGCCGGGATGGGACGCTCGCGCAATGCCGCCGCCGTGGTAATGGACGTACGCACCGGCGAGATACTGGCCCTCGTCTCGCTCCCCACTTACGACAACAACGTCTTCGCGCGCGGCGTCGACCAGCGGGAGATCGAGCGGCTGCTCACCGACCCCGGCAAGCCGCTGGTGAACCATGCGATCGCGGAGATGTATCCGCCAGGGTCGACCTTCAAGCAGATCACCGGCATAGCGGCGCTCCAGGAAGGCATCGCGAACGCCAGTACGCGCATCACCAGCCTGGGCTCGATCCAGGTGCGGAACCAGTACAACCCCAGCATCTCCTACACATTCAAGGACTGGGCGGCGCTGGGCACGATGGACTTTTACCGCGGCGTCGCCATGTCGTCTGACGTGTACTTCTACTACCTGGCCGGCGGCTACGTGGACTTCAACTCCGGCCGCGATGTCTTCCAGGGGCTTGGCGCGGCGCGGCTGGCCTCGTGGGCGCGCAAGTTCGGCCTGGGCGCGGCGACGGGCATCGACCTCCCGGGCGAGTCCGAGGGCCTTGTCCCTGACCCGGCCTGGAAGGAGAGGGCGCTCGGCGAGGTCTGGACGGTGGGCGACACCTACAACATGGGGATCGGCCAGGGCTACGTGGCCACGACGCCGTTGCAGATGCTGCTGGTGACTGCGGCCATCGCCAACGGCGGCGACGTGCTCGTGCCGCACGTCGTGCGCGAGATCCGGGACGCGGCGGGCGGAGTCATAGTCCCGCCGTGGCGACGCGTGAAGAACAACCTCAACGTCGACCCGCGAAACATAAACATCATGCGCGAGGCCATGCGACAGGCGGTCGACACCGGGACGGCGACGACGGCGAAAGTGCGCAGCGTGGCGGTTGCCGGCAAGACGGGGACGGCAGAGTTCGGCGAGCGGCGGCCCGATGGCTCCTACCTGGAGCACGGCTGGTTCACGGGCTTCGCACCCTACGACAACCCGGAGATCGCGGTGGTGGTGTTCCTGGAGCAGGGCGGTGGCGCGCTCACCGCCGCCCCGGTCGCCGCCAAGATCTTCGACTACTACTTCCAGCGCAAGAACCTCGCCGAGGCCCGCTAAATGCGCAAGCGCGATACCGGCAACTTCGACCTCGTCCTCTTCGGCCTAGCCCTGGCCTTGACTGCCTACGGGCTCGTCCTGATCTACAGCGGCAGCCTAACCTCGTCCGGGGGCGTGCGGGAGTCGCTTAGCGGGCCGGTAGGGCGCCAGCTTGTCTTCGCGGCGATCGGGATCGGCGCGTTCCTGGCGGTCTCGCAGGTCGACTATCGCTTCCTCGCCCAGGGGTCGCTCGGGATGTACGTCGGGCTGATCGCGGCGCTCACGTTCGTGCTGGTGTTCGGGGCGCAGGCGTTCGGGTCGCGGCGCTGGATCGACATTGGCGGCACCCACGTCCAGCCCTCTGAGATCGGCAAGATCGTCGTCATCCTGACTCTGGCCAAGTACCTCTCGGACCAGGGCGAGCGCGTCAAGGAGCTGCGCGTCTTCCTGACGTCGCTTGCCATCGCGGCGCTGCCGGCGCTGCTGGTCTTTGCCGAACCGGACCTTGGCTCGGCGGTGATCTTCCTCCTCATCTGGCTGGGCATGGTGGTGATGGCCGGTTGCGACATGCGCCACATCATGGGGGCGATGGGCATGGTCATCGCCATGCTGCCCTTCGCGCTCATCGCCGTGGTCACCGACTATCAGCGCGAACGCGTCAGCCTCTTCCTGGACCCGAGCCAGGACCCGCTCGGCTCCGGTTTCAACATCTTGCAGGCGGAGATTTCGATTGGGTCGGGCGGTCTCCTCGGCAAAGGGCTGACGCAGGGCACTCAGACGCAGCTCGATTACCTGCGCACGCAGACGACGGACTACATCTTCAGCGTGCTGGGCGAGGAGCTTGGCTTCGTCGGCGCGATGCTCTTGTTCGCGCTTTTCATCCTGCTCCTCTGGCGCGGACTGCGCGCCGCGGCGCTCTGCCGGGACGACTTCGGGCGCTCGATCGCCGTCGGGGTCGTGATCTTCATCCTCTTCCAGGCGTTCATCAACATCGGCGTGAACATCCGCCTGTTCCCGGTCACGGGAATTCCGCTGCCCTTCATCAGCCAGGGCGGAAGCTCTTTGGTCACCGTGTTCATAGCAATCGGATTGCTCGAGAGCGTGCTCATCCGGCACCGGCAGATGTCGCCCTATGGCCTCACCTGAGGCCAGGGCCGGAGCGATCGTCCGGCCAGCCGCGCGCGTACTGCTGCTTGACCCGCTCGGGCGCGTCCTCCTGCTGCGTGTCGAAAGACCCTACGGCCTGCCGTACGCCGCCTGGCTCACGCCCGGTGGCGGCCTGGAGCCGGGCGAATCCCATGAGGAAGCGGCCCTCCGCGAGCTCCGCGAGGAGACGGGGATCACCGGAGTCGAGCTGGGGCCCTGGGTCTGGGAGCGACGCTTCCACTTCAGCCGCGGTGTCGTCTACTGCAACCTGGAGCGCTACTACGTCGCCCGGATCGCCTTCGAGCCGCGCGTCCAGACCCAGGGTGACGATGGGGAGGGGCCGCCCGGGCACCGCTGGTGGGGAGTCAGGGAGCTGGCCAGCCTCCGCGAGCCGCTGCTACCGCCGCGCCTTCCGGAGTTCCTGCCGGAGATCATCGCGGGGCACTATCCGGCAAGAGTGCTGGACATAACCGAGGAAGGCGAATTGCAGACCTGCTGAACGCCCCCCTGCGGGCGTCCGATAATGGAGACGATGACGCCGCTCCTCTTTTTCCTGGCCGGTATACCGGCCGCCCTGGTGCTAAACCACGGCATCGCCGTGTTGGGCCGCGAGCAGGACCCCGCAGAAGACGGGCTGGAGGCGAATGAGCCGGGGCCAGGCCCCGTGGTGCGCAAGCTGCCCTGGCAGGTACAGCCCTGGCGCGACCGGGTGCGAGTGCTGGTCGTCGCTGCCGCGCCCTTCCTCATGGCGGGCGCGGGGTGGCGCTTCGAGCCGCTTGAGGCGGTGGCAGTCTCGGCGCTGATCCTGGCGCTGCTCCTCTGCACGGGCACAGACTTGATCGAGTACCGCGTGCCGAATGTCGTGACCTACCCGGGCATCGTGCTGGCGCTGGCGGCCGCGGCCTTGTTTCCGGATGGCGACCCCGTCAACGCCCTCGTCGCGGGCGTCGTGGGCGGCCTGATATTCCTCGTGCTTGCGATCGTTACGCGGGGCGGCCTGGGCCTCGGGGACGTGAAGCTCGCGGTGCTGATCGGCGTCGCCCTGGGCTTCCCAGCGAGCTACCAGGCGCTCGTCATCGGCGTCCTCACCGGCGGCGTGGTCATCCTGGCGCTGTTCCTGGCCGGCATCGTGTCGCGCAAGCAGGCCGTGCCCTACGCGCCATTCCTGGCGCTTGCGGCGGTCGGGATAGTGCTCACGCAGGGCGCCGTGTTCGCGCCGTTGTAGCGGCGCCGGGAGTGGGGCGTCAGAGCAGGGTCTCGGACACTCACGGCATGCTCTGCCCTCGACCCTCTCCGTCGCCTTGCCCGTAGCTTGACACCTTCCCTTACCATATACAGCGACCCTCGCCTTAGCCTGCACTGCTAGACAGGACCTACGGATGCCCGGCGCCCTGCAAGGCCTTCGCGTGCTCGACCTCACGAACGAGCGGGGCGTGTACTGCACCAAGGTCCTGGCAGACCTCGGCGCCGACGTCATACGCATCGAGCACCCGAAGGGCGGCGGGATCCGCGACTTCCCGCCCTACTACCATGGCGAGCGCGACGCGAACCGGAGCCTCTACTTCTGGCACTACAACACGAGCAAGCGGTCGGTCACGCTCGACATAACCAAGCCCCGGGCGCGGGAAGCCTTTCTGAAGCTCGTGGACGGCGCCGACGTGCTCGTCGAGAGCTTCGACCCCGGCTACATGGCGTCCCTCGGCCTCGGCTACGCTGACCTTGCGCTGCGCAACCCGAAGCTCATTTACACCTCGATCACGCCGTTCGGGCAGGACGGGCCGCTGGCCAAGAACCCGGCCAATGACATCGTCCTCTGCGCCCTGGGCGGCATGATGAACGTGAACGGTGACCCGGACTTGCCGCCGCTGGCCGCGTTCGGAGAGCAG
This genomic window from Dehalococcoidia bacterium contains:
- a CDS encoding NUDIX domain-containing protein, which encodes MASPEARAGAIVRPAARVLLLDPLGRVLLLRVERPYGLPYAAWLTPGGGLEPGESHEEAALRELREETGITGVELGPWVWERRFHFSRGVVYCNLERYYVARIAFEPRVQTQGDDGEGPPGHRWWGVRELASLREPLLPPRLPEFLPEIIAGHYPARVLDITEEGELQTC
- a CDS encoding rod shape-determining protein, whose translation is MAFNPISAFLGLFSHDIGIDLGTANTLVMVKGRGIVIDEPSVVAIDRISKKVLAIGAEAKRMVGRTPANIVAVRPLKDGVISDFHVTERMLHYFIRAVHERFGFGVPRPRVVIGIPSGVTEVEKRAVHDAALNAGARECYLIEEPMAAAIGAGLPILDPSGCMIVDIGGGTTEVAVIALGGTVVWHSSRIAGDEMDQEIIAYARQVHNMIIGERSAEEIKIQAGSAFPLDEEETTEIRGRDLATGLPKQVEVSTVEIRDALSGPVSAIVDVVRAAIEITPPELVADLMYKGICLAGGGALLRGLDRRLQQETRFPVYVAEDPLTCVVRGCGEVLEEARILAKVQASLAARKPPR
- a CDS encoding A24 family peptidase, coding for MTPLLFFLAGIPAALVLNHGIAVLGREQDPAEDGLEANEPGPGPVVRKLPWQVQPWRDRVRVLVVAAAPFLMAGAGWRFEPLEAVAVSALILALLLCTGTDLIEYRVPNVVTYPGIVLALAAAALFPDGDPVNALVAGVVGGLIFLVLAIVTRGGLGLGDVKLAVLIGVALGFPASYQALVIGVLTGGVVILALFLAGIVSRKQAVPYAPFLALAAVGIVLTQGAVFAPL
- the mreC gene encoding rod shape-determining protein MreC — protein: MTARTSLWFASMMATGLLLIAMSTVGVLRPIENVSYKVLAPVEGVLRAIARPIANTVTNYNDIRDLTRENEALRTENERLNAVIARLQEEATQREALERLVEVKQGLSEHTFLGATVIARDPTNLRQMIAIDRGRDDGIKVGMPVITEGSALVGTISKVESDHAWVTLVTDVNSAVSSRTLESRADGVVSGGYDRRLSMEFVTQDAPVKEGDTVVTSGLGGSYPRGLVIGRVTGIAGSRQEVFRKVTVEPLASLARIETVLVMTSFVPVRLAAP
- the rodA gene encoding rod shape-determining protein RodA translates to MRKRDTGNFDLVLFGLALALTAYGLVLIYSGSLTSSGGVRESLSGPVGRQLVFAAIGIGAFLAVSQVDYRFLAQGSLGMYVGLIAALTFVLVFGAQAFGSRRWIDIGGTHVQPSEIGKIVVILTLAKYLSDQGERVKELRVFLTSLAIAALPALLVFAEPDLGSAVIFLLIWLGMVVMAGCDMRHIMGAMGMVIAMLPFALIAVVTDYQRERVSLFLDPSQDPLGSGFNILQAEISIGSGGLLGKGLTQGTQTQLDYLRTQTTDYIFSVLGEELGFVGAMLLFALFILLLWRGLRAAALCRDDFGRSIAVGVVIFILFQAFINIGVNIRLFPVTGIPLPFISQGGSSLVTVFIAIGLLESVLIRHRQMSPYGLT
- the mrdA gene encoding penicillin-binding protein 2, which codes for MGYSTGRKPWRSDPPRELTDEAEAAKRKVFYLGLVVLAVFGVLTVQLARLQLISGEKYALRAENNRLRQVSITPPRGLIYDRHGVPLVENRASFSAAIVAADLPPEQETAITVTLQELLGVPAGEIAARVQERRRSNDPFSPVAIKENLSQETAFRLRERLPELPGVRVIVEPRREYINGPLLSHVIGFLGPIDDTEYAALRSRGYQLNDDIGKTGVEYTYESALRGIPGVKVVEADASGREVRTILEQPATPGASIVLSLDLDLQQKVTEFVQAGMGRSRNAAAVVMDVRTGEILALVSLPTYDNNVFARGVDQREIERLLTDPGKPLVNHAIAEMYPPGSTFKQITGIAALQEGIANASTRITSLGSIQVRNQYNPSISYTFKDWAALGTMDFYRGVAMSSDVYFYYLAGGYVDFNSGRDVFQGLGAARLASWARKFGLGAATGIDLPGESEGLVPDPAWKERALGEVWTVGDTYNMGIGQGYVATTPLQMLLVTAAIANGGDVLVPHVVREIRDAAGGVIVPPWRRVKNNLNVDPRNINIMREAMRQAVDTGTATTAKVRSVAVAGKTGTAEFGERRPDGSYLEHGWFTGFAPYDNPEIAVVVFLEQGGGALTAAPVAAKIFDYYFQRKNLAEAR